A window of Candidatus Afararchaeum irisae genomic DNA:
GTCGTGGTTCTTCGCACGTATCTCGTCCCTCGCGCCGTCGAACTTGGGATGCTCTATCGCCCAGACGGAGATGAGACCTTCACCGCCGTCACGTAGAACACGTTCCGCCTCGTTGAGACTCCTCAGACGTTCGTCGTGTGACGGGAGATGGTGTAGTGCGGCGACGTAGACGAAGGCGTCGGCTACGCCGTCACGCACCGGAAGACGTGAGACGTCGCCCTCTACGACCTCACCCTTGTCCCGCGCGCGTTCGAGGAGACGTCTAGAGAAGTCGACCCCGACTACGGTCTCGAAACTCCCCGACGCCGTCTCTATGTGGCGTCCGTTTCCACAGCCGAGGTCGATACAGAGATCCCCCTCTACCCCGTCTACGAACCCGACGACCTCGTCCCACGGTCTCTGACGTGTCTCGGTGAACTCGTCGGAGATTTCCTCGAAGACACGTCTCAGACCGAGTTTCTCCTCGGTCTCTGTGTCTGTGTCTGTCTCCGTGTCCCCGTCTCCGTCTCCGTCTCTGTCTTTCTCAGACATCTCCGCCCTCCTTGTCTTCATCTTCGTCGTCTCCATCTACTCCGTCGGTAGCCATCCTCACGCTGTCTCTCCCGAATCCCTTCGCTATCTCCCTCTCGTTTACGGAGAGAACCGTGGGACGTCCGTGGGGACACGCGAACGGCTCCGAGCAAGAGCCGAGTTCGTCTATGAGATCCTCCGCCTTCTCCTTCGTGAGAGAGTCGCCCGCCTTGAGAGACGGATGGCACGCGACGTCCTTGAGTATCTCGTCTCTCGCCTCTCTCGGCTCGTCTCCGTCGGCTATCCTGTCGAGAGCGTCGTGTAGAGACTCCTCGTCCTCGACCCTTCCGAGGGGAGCCGGGACTTTCCTCACCCTGTAAGTTCCCCCGCCAAACTCCTCTAGCCCGAAGCCGAGCGACGACAGGAGGTCTGACCTCTCCTCTATCACCGACTTCTCTGTTGGAGTGAAGTTCACAGTCTCTGGGGACTCCAGCTCGACCGAAGGTATATCCTCGCCCGCGAACTCGTCCCTGAGCCGTTCGTAGTTGACCCTCTCGTGTGCGGCGTGCTGATCCACCACGAGAAGGTCGTCGTCCGACTCACACAGGAGGTAGAGACCCCGGAACTGTCCTATGACCCCGACCGACGAGAAACGCGACTCCGTCTCGCCGTCCGCCTCGGCGTCCACCGAGAACTCTATCTCGGAGACACGTGAGAGGTCTTGAGTCGAGAGTGCGTCTCTCACGGTCTCTCTCACAACGCGTTTCACGGCACCGTCGTCGTCGAAACGCACCTCGTCTTTCGACGGATGGACGTTGACATCGACCCTCTCCGCGGGAAGATCGACATCGACGACCGCGATGGGGTACCTGTCTCCGTCTAAGAGAGTGCCGTACCCTTCTATGACTCCGCGCCTGACAGTCTCGTCGTCGAGTGCACGTCCCTTCACGGCGGTGTAGACGTGGCTCTTAGAGCTTCTCGTGACTCCGGGGCGCACGACTATTCCCTCGACCTTGACCTTGACGTCTATCTCGTCCTCGCCTCCGCCACCGCCTCTGTGGTCTATCTCGACGGCTCTGTTTGCGACCTCCTTTCCGTAGACCTCGAAGACAGGATCGACGTAGCTCCCCGATCCCGGCGTGTTGAGAACCTCCCTGCCGTCGTGAGTCAGTTCGAAGCCCACGGCGGGATGGGTCAGAGCGTACTTCGTCACGACGTCGCTTATCTTCGAGAACTCACGTTTCGGCGACCCGAGAGTCGAACGTCTCGCAGGCGTGTTGTAGAAGAGATCGGAGACCTCGACTGTCGTACCCACGCCTCTCCCGGCGTCCTCGGTACGTCTCTCGTCGCCCCCGTCCTCGACCACGACGCGCGTTCCTCCGACGTCGGCGTCTTCTGATCTCGTCACCATCTCGACCTGAGAGACTCTCGCTATGCTCGGGAGTGCCTCTCCCCTGAACCCGAGGCTAGTGACGTATCTGAGGTCGTCGGCGTCGTCTATCTTGCTCGTGGCGTGTTTGTCGAAGGCACGGACGGCGTCTTCCTCGTCCATACCCTCACCGTCGTCGGAGACACGTATCAGGTCACGTCCGCCGTTCTCGACCTCGACCTCGATCCTTGAGGCTCCGGCGTCTAACGAGTTCTCGACGAGCTCTTTGACGACGCTACTCGGATCTTTGACGACCTCGCCCGCCGCGATTCTTTCGACCGTATCCGTATCGAGCTTTCTTATCTCGGGCATCAGAGTTTCTTCTTTAAGGAGTCGAGCTTTTCGAGAGCCTCCATCGGCGTCGTGTTCGCTACATCTGTCTCGCGTAGCTCTTCGATTATCTCATCAGTATCTCGGTCGTCGTCGCTCTTATGCGTTCTCCCTTCCTCTGACCCCTCTTCCGTCTCAGTCTCGTCCCAGTCTACGTCTCCGTCTCTGTCTCTGGGCTCTCCTTCGTCCTCCTTCGTCTCGCCGTTGTCTCTCCCACGGTCTGGTTCGAGGGGGACGCCTACCTGAGTCTCGGAGACCGCCGCCTCATCTTCTTCCCTGTCTTTCCCGACGTCATCTTCCTTCTGTCTCAGGAACCTCCTCGCGTCGTCGACGACCTT
This region includes:
- a CDS encoding class I SAM-dependent methyltransferase; translated protein: MSEKDRDGDGDGDTETDTDTETEEKLGLRRVFEEISDEFTETRQRPWDEVVGFVDGVEGDLCIDLGCGNGRHIETASGSFETVVGVDFSRRLLERARDKGEVVEGDVSRLPVRDGVADAFVYVAALHHLPSHDERLRSLNEAERVLRDGGEGLISVWAIEHPKFDGARDEIRAKNHDIYVPWKSETGEEYDRYYHIYTRDGFESVLKESNLEVGDVWLSSGNYYATTRA
- the mutL gene encoding DNA mismatch repair endonuclease MutL — encoded protein: MPEIRKLDTDTVERIAAGEVVKDPSSVVKELVENSLDAGASRIEVEVENGGRDLIRVSDDGEGMDEEDAVRAFDKHATSKIDDADDLRYVTSLGFRGEALPSIARVSQVEMVTRSEDADVGGTRVVVEDGGDERRTEDAGRGVGTTVEVSDLFYNTPARRSTLGSPKREFSKISDVVTKYALTHPAVGFELTHDGREVLNTPGSGSYVDPVFEVYGKEVANRAVEIDHRGGGGGEDEIDVKVKVEGIVVRPGVTRSSKSHVYTAVKGRALDDETVRRGVIEGYGTLLDGDRYPIAVVDVDLPAERVDVNVHPSKDEVRFDDDGAVKRVVRETVRDALSTQDLSRVSEIEFSVDAEADGETESRFSSVGVIGQFRGLYLLCESDDDLLVVDQHAAHERVNYERLRDEFAGEDIPSVELESPETVNFTPTEKSVIEERSDLLSSLGFGLEEFGGGTYRVRKVPAPLGRVEDEESLHDALDRIADGDEPREARDEILKDVACHPSLKAGDSLTKEKAEDLIDELGSCSEPFACPHGRPTVLSVNEREIAKGFGRDSVRMATDGVDGDDEDEDKEGGDV